From a region of the Neisseria subflava genome:
- a CDS encoding surface lipoprotein assembly modifier, with product MKKRLLLLAILPLSLHAVDVPPDVKPELQVNTAEPEQPEAHNIPAEQTNRPSEKIINVDADTLLANTELLARAMYSAVVAHNIPGIKAVLPIYEQWPEHDRAMARYAKGLLAQSEGRAAEAVGHYRRFIAEQPDASAVRWQLATALFEDKQNEAAADQFDKLQTESLPPALQERLETYRKALRERDSWQFNAGLNITREQNINQAPSQRRLGNHLSDEQCRAVRLVYPDDDCFRGWTFPEPINATAIHYQIGAEKKWSLPRGFYATAGADHYGKIYPKHTNYNDLTTRFSAGIGYADQRNDVGMTPFHERRFYGNDPYTYTNGARLHYNHWWQPKLQTLSAFEAGRLKNSRREHSNNTSQLLSNSIVYYRNARQYWVAGIDLYRERNRDDKSDSFNRYALRTTWGQEWPKGLSTVLRLSAAQRHYQAPGFFSNEQNRRDKEASASLSVWHRALHFKGITPRLTIAHNKTWSNDKFYEYGKSRMFVELSKTF from the coding sequence ATGAAAAAACGTCTGCTCCTCCTCGCCATCCTTCCCCTTTCCCTTCACGCCGTCGATGTGCCTCCCGATGTAAAACCCGAGCTTCAAGTCAACACAGCCGAACCCGAACAGCCCGAAGCGCACAACATCCCTGCCGAGCAAACAAACAGGCCGTCTGAAAAAATCATCAACGTCGATGCCGACACCCTGCTTGCCAACACTGAATTACTGGCACGCGCCATGTATTCCGCCGTCGTCGCCCACAATATCCCCGGCATCAAAGCCGTTTTGCCCATTTACGAACAATGGCCCGAACACGACCGTGCCATGGCGCGCTACGCCAAAGGTTTGCTTGCCCAATCCGAAGGACGTGCCGCCGAAGCTGTCGGCCATTACCGCCGCTTTATCGCCGAGCAGCCCGATGCTTCCGCCGTCCGCTGGCAGCTTGCAACCGCCTTGTTTGAAGACAAACAAAACGAAGCCGCAGCCGATCAGTTCGACAAACTGCAAACCGAATCCCTCCCGCCTGCCTTGCAAGAACGCCTCGAAACCTACCGCAAAGCCCTGCGCGAACGCGACTCATGGCAATTCAACGCCGGCTTAAACATCACGCGCGAACAAAACATCAACCAAGCTCCCAGCCAACGCCGTCTGGGCAACCACCTGAGCGACGAACAATGCCGCGCCGTGCGCCTTGTCTATCCAGACGACGACTGCTTCCGAGGCTGGACATTCCCCGAGCCCATCAATGCCACAGCCATCCATTACCAAATCGGTGCAGAAAAAAAATGGTCGCTACCACGCGGCTTCTATGCCACGGCAGGCGCAGACCATTACGGCAAAATCTACCCCAAACACACCAACTACAACGACCTCACCACACGCTTCTCAGCAGGCATCGGCTATGCCGACCAGCGCAACGACGTCGGCATGACCCCGTTCCACGAACGCCGCTTCTACGGCAACGACCCCTACACCTACACCAACGGTGCACGCCTCCACTACAACCATTGGTGGCAACCCAAGCTGCAAACCCTCAGCGCATTTGAAGCAGGCCGTCTGAAAAACAGCCGCCGCGAGCATTCCAACAACACCAGCCAACTGCTCAGCAACTCCATCGTGTACTACCGCAACGCGCGCCAATACTGGGTGGCCGGTATCGACCTCTACCGCGAACGCAACCGCGACGACAAAAGCGACAGCTTCAACCGCTACGCCCTGCGCACCACATGGGGACAAGAATGGCCCAAAGGCCTCTCCACCGTCCTACGCCTCAGCGCCGCCCAACGCCATTACCAAGCCCCCGGCTTCTTCAGCAACGAACAAAACCGCCGCGACAAAGAAGCCTCCGCCTCCCTGAGCGTATGGCACCGCGCCCTCCATTTCAAAGGCATCACTCCGCGCCTGACCATTGCCCACAACAAAACATGGAGCAACGACAAGTTTTACGAATACGGCAAATCCAGAATGTTTGTCGAATTGAGCAAAACGTTCTGA
- a CDS encoding M48 family metallopeptidase codes for MPRLHTHTLSDGLTIHIQLKRSAKKNLILRPVSADTVSINIPPFVTRHTFTQWLNDNEAILRRTLNKTPARQTPTDTLPEWIWYQGVQTALSVHAANHIQIRPSEILLPEKENATQLTHLRRFLHERAHEYLLPRLEGHIRTTRLTPSAISLSNAKTFWGVCRHTTGIRLNWRLIGAPEYVADYVCLHELAHLRHPNHSPAFWALTHSLTPHVDQAEQWLKVHGGELFRLG; via the coding sequence CGGCCTCACTATTCATATCCAGCTCAAACGCAGCGCCAAGAAAAACCTCATCTTGCGCCCCGTTTCCGCCGATACCGTCAGCATCAATATCCCTCCGTTTGTTACCCGGCACACCTTTACCCAATGGCTGAACGACAACGAAGCCATCCTGCGCCGTACCTTAAACAAAACACCGGCCCGACAAACACCTACCGACACGCTTCCCGAATGGATTTGGTATCAAGGCGTTCAGACGGCCTTGTCCGTCCACGCAGCAAACCACATCCAAATCAGGCCGTCTGAAATCCTGTTGCCCGAAAAAGAAAACGCCACCCAACTCACCCATTTGCGCCGTTTCCTACACGAGCGTGCGCACGAATATCTGCTGCCGCGCCTCGAAGGCCATATCCGAACCACCCGCCTGACTCCGAGCGCCATTTCCCTTTCCAACGCCAAAACTTTCTGGGGTGTTTGCCGCCACACCACCGGCATCCGTCTCAACTGGCGGCTCATCGGCGCACCCGAATATGTCGCCGACTATGTCTGTCTGCACGAACTCGCCCACCTGCGCCATCCCAACCACAGCCCTGCGTTTTGGGCTCTGACCCACTCGCTCACGCCGCATGTCGACCAAGCCGAACAATGGCTGAAGGTGCACGGCGGCGAATTGTTCCGACTCGGCTAA